The Solanum pennellii chromosome 4, SPENNV200 genomic interval TTGAACTCCCTAAAAAAGGGGAAGTAATTCAGGTATTATTCGAATTTCTTGTAACAGCTAATTGGAGGCCtaaagtcaaaatttgatattgaTAAATTGTTTTTGGGATGAAGAAGGGGTTTGGGGGGTCAAATTGggataagaaaaagaaaatatttaaaattatttctttttacttagtTGATGATCATTAtttgagtttttattttattctttaataatGTAAGAAGGGAAAAGGCTTAAATATGCCATTGAACTGTCAGAAAAGgcatcagttaaaagttttgGTTATTTATGTCATTATCGTTAAAGAAAAGACTTATttatgccattattttttaatggtggttttgtaaaatcatttttgataCGTGGCTAATTATAATTCGGCgacttcatcaatttttttaaataaaaaaatcataattctgaaaaaaaaattaattaaattttttttattaaataaattgatgacatggtcgaattataattggccacgtcatcaatttatttaaaataaaaaaatcaaaattctgaatgaaaattgaattatttttctttttgatttttttattaaaaaaattgatgacgtgatcgaattataattggtcacATGTCAAAAATGCTTTGCAAAATCATTGTTAAAAAATGatggcatgaatgagccttTACTTTAACAGtgacataaatgagccaaacttttaactaatgttataaataaataaacattttcTGAAAGTCTAATGGCATATTTAAGTCTTTTCCCATGTAagaatgtttatttttattataagaaataaatgttatttttattataagaaataagtgtgaatggaaaaagagaaaaaagtaagattttttttaaaaaactaatatttgtttgtggctatattatagtttaaaactatattttgtattaccaaaaaaaaaactatattttgttattatattttaatttaattctgtATCAGTAAAAAAAGAAGGGTagttataataaatttaataagaaaattagaaaaatataaatttgaataagtACTTGAAtcaaagaagttaaaaaaaaaatcatgtgagAAAGACCAAATAAATtcctacaattttttttaaaaaaattcacttattttagaagaaaatgGTATAATGATATGAGCTATGAGAAGTATAttagccttttttttttctttgtaataaTTAGGTTTAACATACTATATGAATGTATCTTTTAATTTGAACTCaactcatatttattttttccaattttgaaTCTACACAAATGAATACTTATTTGTTGGCTTTACTCTTActgttaaaatgaagttatttttaCCTTGTTGTTACTATATATATCACCTGTACTTCTCTATTAGATAGAAAACTCCAAATCAACTGAAAATAtccaatttcaattaaaatgacCCAATTTCTTTGTTAATCCAAACCCAACccactaaaacaaataaattcataCCAAATTAAAATCTCAAATCTATTTCTCCATGGAGGAAGGAGAGGAAAAATATTAGAGAGATGAGTTTGgagttttaattttatatgaattcATTTGGTGTAGTGGGTCGAGTTTTGgactaaaagaaaaaattgggtCATTCTAATCAAAATTGCGTacttttaattgatttggggTTTCCATCCGAGGGATAGAGGTGACAAGTATAACGCAAGGATTAAAACaacttcaaaataaactaataaactGAAGTTAAGGGGTGTTTTTGAACTTTTTCACTTCTCATAATTATATGTCAATTGACAAAATAGCTAATCAATTTTATGCTTCcactgtctcaatttatatagtCATCTTTTTGGTCAGTTCGAAGAAGAATGATACGtttttatatttggtaatatttatcttttaatgTTTACATTAGCCTTAGTAAAATGTGACTTACTTTAGATGTCTAACTTGTGAAGATCAGCCATTCTGTTTTCTGATGTGATTCATTTACATGTTCAAAAGGGTCCTTCTTTGGAGAATGATGCTGTGGTCGGGTTTGATGACGAAGCTAACAAAGTGATCAAGCGACTTGTTGAAGGACCGTTGGATAGTGTCGATATTATCCCCGTGGTGGGGATGCCCGGACTTGGAAAAACTACACTGGCAAGAAAAATCTATAATGATCCTAAGCTTACATATGAATTTTACAGCATTGTTTGGGTTTACGTAGGTCAGGAATATAAAGCAAAGGATATTTATCTTAGGATTcttaagttcttcaaaaaaaaCATAGAAGATCATCTCAATGATGATGTGGACACATTGGCTAAGGCAATAGGTGGTTATATCAAGAAAGGAGGTAGATGTCTCATTGTTTTAGATGATGTGTGGGAAGACGATGTCATTGATCACGTGATGAAAGTTTTCGCAGAAAACAAAAAGGGTCATCGGATTATGATGACCACACGTGACACACGTCTTGGTTTCTTTGCCAATAAAGAACCTCATAAGCTGAAATTCTTGGAGACAGAAGAAAGTTTTGAGTTGTTGGTAATGAGAGTTTTTGGCAGGGGAAGTTGTCCAAATGAATTAGTGGTAACTGGGAAAGAAATTGCAAAAAAATGTGGTGGAGTACCACTTGTAGTAGTGGTAATTGCAGGAGCATTAAGAGGTCGTTCGGACAAAAAGGATTGGGAAAGAGTTGAAAAAAGTGTGGTGCAATATCTTGGTGAGCATACCGAAGATAGCTGCCTGAAATATGTGAAGatgagttatgattatttgcCCCGAGAAGTGCAGATGTGCTTTTTGTATTGTGGTGTCTTTCCTCGAGGCTTTGATATCCCTTGTTGGAAACTGATTCGTTTGTGGATAGCAGAGGGGTTGATAAAGCCGCAGCCTGAGTCCACTCTACAAGTAGAGGAGATAGCAGAGTTTTATTTGACAGACCTTCTCAACAGAAATTTAGTAATAATAATGCAAAAGAGGTCTGATGGTCAAATAAAAACATGTCGTCTTCACGACATGTTGTATCAGTTCTGCAAAAAGGAGGCTAGTAACAAATGGCTTTTTCAAGAACCTGATCAATCTAAACTGGATCCAGATACTTGCCGTCGCTTGTGTATTCAACCATCTAATCTGTCTGACTTTCTCTCCACAACACCTTTTGCAGAACATGTCAGATCTTTCTATTGTTTTTCCTCAAAACAAAAGCCAATCAACTTGTCTCCTAATGAAACCAAACTCATTCACAAAGCATTTCCACTTATGAGAGTCATGGATGTCGAATCTCTCAGATTTATTTTCTCCAAAGACTTTAAAAATTTGTTTCATTTGAGGTATATTGCTATCTCAGGTGACTTTAAGTCCCTCCCTCCTACCTTTGGTAAATTCTGGAATTTACAAACTCTAATACTTAATACAAGTACCTTAGAGCCCACTCTTGAAGTTAAAGCCGATATATGGAACTTGTTACAGTTGAGGCATCTCCACACCAACATACCTGCAAAATTGTCATCCCCGACTACCACGACAGGTAAACCTTCTTGTCTACAAACTCTTTCTATGGTTACACCAGAAAGTTGTGAGAAAGAAGTGCTAGCAAAGGCGTGTAATGTGAAAAAATTGAGCATTCGAGGGCAAATGGCGGCTTTTCTTGGTGCTTACAAGGGTGGTATCAACAATCTTAAAGAGCTACAGTGTCTGGAAcatttgaaattgttgaatgatGTTCTTTTCATGAATAAAGCACTTCACCTTCCATCAACATTCTCCGAACTGGTACGTACGGTGAAGAAGTTAACTCTGACAAACACAAGGTTTACTTGGAG includes:
- the LOC107017699 gene encoding putative late blight resistance protein homolog R1B-23 — translated: MADAVVNFLVENLLQLLAENVKLIGRAKGELENLLKIAQQLKGFLDDAAKYGHTNSEQWKVLLEQIHKTVYRAEDAIDKFLVQAKLHQDKNIAERTFDWLGNQIKVRNFAADIKGIHDQIKEIRNNNQALQATPVLELPKKGEVIQGPSLENDAVVGFDDEANKVIKRLVEGPLDSVDIIPVVGMPGLGKTTLARKIYNDPKLTYEFYSIVWVYVGQEYKAKDIYLRILKFFKKNIEDHLNDDVDTLAKAIGGYIKKGGRCLIVLDDVWEDDVIDHVMKVFAENKKGHRIMMTTRDTRLGFFANKEPHKLKFLETEESFELLVMRVFGRGSCPNELVVTGKEIAKKCGGVPLVVVVIAGALRGRSDKKDWERVEKSVVQYLGEHTEDSCLKYVKMSYDYLPREVQMCFLYCGVFPRGFDIPCWKLIRLWIAEGLIKPQPESTLQVEEIAEFYLTDLLNRNLVIIMQKRSDGQIKTCRLHDMLYQFCKKEASNKWLFQEPDQSKLDPDTCRRLCIQPSNLSDFLSTTPFAEHVRSFYCFSSKQKPINLSPNETKLIHKAFPLMRVMDVESLRFIFSKDFKNLFHLRYIAISGDFKSLPPTFGKFWNLQTLILNTSTLEPTLEVKADIWNLLQLRHLHTNIPAKLSSPTTTTGKPSCLQTLSMVTPESCEKEVLAKACNVKKLSIRGQMAAFLGAYKGGINNLKELQCLEHLKLLNDVLFMNKALHLPSTFSELVRTVKKLTLTNTRFTWSEAEKLGTLESLEVLKFKENAFNGDSWKPKSGFSALQVLWIERSELESWEASVVNFPALRQLVLISCDKLDAVPLELADIPSLVEMRLDNTSKAVKSAKNVWDSKTSKSMKLKLSIYPPEN